One segment of Marvinbryantia formatexigens DSM 14469 DNA contains the following:
- a CDS encoding ABC transporter substrate-binding protein: protein MKRKVLAGTAAALTAAIMMAGSAMAQDYKVGIIQFVDDASLNQIEKAIETRLDEASAEGEDNYVYEGYVYNGQADSTTLNQIATQLIADGVDVIVPIATPAAQIVQTATEDNQIPVVFSAVSDPVGAGLAESMEAPGANITGTSDSLNTTAILDLMLVANPDIKSVGLLYSQSEDSSKQPIADAKAYLEEKGIEAVEKTGTNNTEVSQAADALVAAGVDAVFTPTDNTVMTAELAIYEKFIDAGIPHYAGADSFALNGAFCGYGVDYENLGTATADMVIEILKGADPAETPVLTFDNGIATVNTETAEALGIDYSGFAEKCTAVVETVTAEEFED from the coding sequence ATGAAAAGAAAAGTACTGGCAGGAACAGCAGCGGCTCTGACGGCGGCAATTATGATGGCGGGAAGTGCGATGGCGCAGGATTACAAAGTGGGTATTATCCAGTTTGTGGATGACGCTTCTCTGAACCAGATAGAAAAGGCGATTGAGACGCGTCTGGATGAAGCTTCCGCAGAAGGGGAGGATAATTACGTTTACGAGGGTTACGTATACAACGGGCAGGCGGATTCGACGACGCTGAACCAGATTGCGACGCAGCTGATCGCGGATGGGGTGGATGTGATCGTTCCGATTGCAACCCCGGCGGCGCAGATTGTCCAGACGGCAACGGAGGATAACCAGATTCCGGTAGTATTTTCCGCAGTATCCGACCCGGTGGGAGCGGGACTTGCAGAATCTATGGAGGCTCCGGGCGCAAACATCACGGGCACCAGCGATTCCCTGAACACGACGGCAATCCTGGATCTGATGCTTGTGGCAAATCCGGATATCAAATCCGTGGGACTTTTATACAGCCAGTCTGAGGATTCCTCCAAACAGCCGATTGCGGATGCAAAGGCATATCTGGAGGAAAAGGGCATCGAAGCAGTGGAAAAGACCGGCACAAACAACACCGAGGTTTCGCAGGCGGCGGACGCGCTGGTTGCCGCTGGCGTTGACGCGGTATTTACGCCGACCGATAACACGGTTATGACGGCGGAGCTTGCCATCTACGAGAAATTTATCGATGCAGGCATCCCGCACTATGCAGGGGCGGATTCCTTTGCGTTAAACGGTGCTTTCTGCGGATACGGCGTAGATTATGAGAATCTCGGCACGGCAACGGCGGATATGGTTATCGAAATCTTAAAGGGCGCGGACCCGGCGGAAACACCGGTGCTCACCTTTGACAATGGTATCGCGACCGTAAACACAGAGACAGCGGAAGCGCTTGGCATTGATTACAGCGGCTTTGCAGAAAAATGCACGGCT
- a CDS encoding DUF5688 family protein, whose translation MKYEDFVCMAQTQMKEKLGEGVQVQLHQILKNNSVVLDALSVSEEGSAIAPTIYLNDFYRKYQEGTSVPEIVDQMAALYRKSRVTEPFDTTFYADFAKVKPRLACRLINREKNRELLKLVPYRVFLDLAVVVYYYFEDDRLGTGTILVHGSHCRNWGITEEELFACARENTLHIQPEEFLSMRSVLEKFQGIREVKTEDGAETSLPMYVLTNKSNYFGAASLLFDSVLQDIAAKLEGDFWVLPSSIHECIIVPSEFTMSKEELQEMVREINRSEVAQEDFLSDEIYLYRREVHKLSM comes from the coding sequence TTGAAGTATGAAGATTTTGTCTGCATGGCGCAGACGCAGATGAAAGAAAAATTGGGGGAGGGGGTGCAGGTACAGCTCCATCAGATTTTGAAAAATAATTCTGTTGTTCTGGACGCACTTTCCGTCAGTGAGGAAGGAAGTGCTATTGCACCGACCATTTATCTGAATGATTTTTACCGGAAGTACCAGGAAGGGACATCTGTCCCGGAAATCGTTGACCAGATGGCGGCTCTCTACCGGAAAAGCCGGGTAACGGAGCCGTTTGATACGACATTTTATGCGGATTTTGCAAAGGTAAAGCCGCGCCTGGCGTGCCGCCTGATAAACCGTGAAAAAAACCGGGAGCTGCTGAAGCTGGTGCCTTACCGGGTATTTCTCGACCTTGCCGTCGTGGTATATTATTACTTTGAGGATGACAGACTTGGAACCGGCACCATTCTCGTGCACGGCAGCCACTGCAGAAACTGGGGGATTACGGAGGAGGAGCTGTTTGCGTGCGCGCGGGAGAATACGCTGCATATCCAGCCGGAGGAATTTTTAAGTATGCGCAGTGTGCTTGAAAAATTTCAGGGAATCCGGGAAGTGAAGACAGAGGACGGGGCGGAGACGTCGCTGCCGATGTATGTGCTGACGAATAAAAGCAATTACTTCGGGGCGGCAAGTCTGCTGTTTGATTCCGTGCTGCAGGATATCGCCGCGAAGCTGGAGGGAGATTTCTGGGTGCTTCCGAGCAGCATTCACGAATGCATCATTGTGCCGTCGGAATTTACGATGTCAAAGGAGGAGCTGCAGGAAATGGTGCGGGAAATCAACCGCAGCGAAGTGGCGCAGGAGGACTTTCTGTCAGATGAAATCTACCTTTACCGGCGGGAAGTCCATAAGCTGAGTATGTAG
- the prfA gene encoding peptide chain release factor 1 encodes MFDKLEDLLIRFEELLNELNEPGVASDPAHFQKLMKEQGNLQPIVDAYKEYKECKKTVEDSLAMLDGESDEEMREMLKEELNTAKDRIAELETELKILLLPKDPNDDKNVIMEIRAGAGGDEAALFAAEMYRLYVKYAEKRRWRVELLNADEIGIGGMKEVNFMITGQGAYSRLKYESGVHRVQRVPETESGGRIHTSTVTVAVMPEAEEVDVVIDEKDIRIDVMRASGNGGQCVNTTDSAVRLTHYPTGIVVYSQTEKSQLQNKAKAFALLRAKLYDIEQQKAHDAEAQLRRSQIGTGDRSEKIRTYNFPQGRVTDHRIKLTLYKLDSIMDGDIDELLDSLIAADQAAKLTAMNEE; translated from the coding sequence ATGTTTGATAAGCTGGAGGATTTATTAATCCGTTTTGAGGAATTACTAAACGAATTAAATGAGCCCGGAGTGGCATCTGACCCGGCTCATTTTCAAAAGCTGATGAAGGAGCAGGGAAATCTGCAGCCGATTGTGGATGCATATAAGGAATATAAGGAATGCAAGAAGACTGTCGAGGACAGTCTCGCCATGCTGGATGGCGAATCGGACGAGGAAATGCGCGAAATGCTCAAGGAGGAGCTGAATACCGCCAAAGACAGAATCGCGGAGCTGGAGACAGAGCTGAAGATTCTGCTGCTTCCGAAGGATCCGAACGACGACAAGAACGTTATTATGGAAATCCGCGCCGGGGCGGGCGGAGACGAGGCGGCGCTGTTTGCCGCGGAAATGTACCGTCTCTATGTGAAGTATGCAGAGAAACGCCGCTGGCGGGTGGAGCTGCTGAATGCGGATGAGATCGGTATCGGCGGCATGAAGGAAGTAAACTTCATGATTACAGGGCAGGGCGCTTACTCCCGCCTGAAATACGAGAGCGGCGTGCACCGCGTGCAGCGTGTGCCGGAGACGGAATCCGGCGGCAGAATACACACCTCGACCGTCACGGTTGCAGTAATGCCGGAGGCGGAGGAAGTGGACGTTGTGATTGATGAAAAGGATATCCGTATCGATGTGATGCGCGCTTCCGGAAACGGCGGCCAGTGCGTTAATACAACGGATTCCGCGGTGCGTCTGACGCATTATCCGACCGGTATTGTGGTTTACAGCCAGACGGAAAAATCGCAGCTTCAGAATAAGGCGAAGGCGTTTGCGCTGCTGCGTGCAAAGCTGTACGATATTGAGCAGCAGAAGGCGCATGATGCGGAGGCTCAGCTCCGCCGCAGCCAGATTGGAACCGGGGACCGCTCCGAAAAAATCCGCACCTATAATTTCCCGCAGGGGCGTGTGACAGACCACCGGATCAAGCTGACGCTTTATAAGCTGGATTCCATTATGGACGGGGATATTGATGAGCTTCTGGACAGTCTGATTGCAGCGGACCAGGCGGCAAAGCTGACTGCGATGAACGAAGAATAA
- the prmC gene encoding peptide chain release factor N(5)-glutamine methyltransferase: MRTAACCAEDDRRKTAAKNAAAVDGEPRQPDAVSYHGLLQWGIHTLQQQEIGEADVDAWILLEYVTGIDRTHYFLKMQEPCPQEEDKRYRELIGRRAQHVPVQYLTGVQEFMGYPFRVNSQVLIPRQDTELLVLEAEKRIHPGARVLDMCTGSGCIIISLAKRNHICAAAADISEGALAVARENAGALQVEAEFIKSDLFENIAGTYDCIVSNPPYIASGEIPGLMPEVRDYEPRTALDGKADGLYFYRRIVAQAKQFLKPQGWLLCEIGCDQGAAVAALFEQEGYREIEVKKDLAGLFRVVSGRRS; this comes from the coding sequence ATGAGAACTGCGGCATGCTGTGCAGAAGATGACAGAAGAAAAACTGCGGCAAAAAACGCGGCGGCTGTGGACGGAGAACCGCGGCAGCCGGACGCCGTCTCATATCACGGACTGCTTCAGTGGGGGATTCATACCCTGCAGCAGCAGGAAATCGGGGAGGCGGACGTGGACGCCTGGATTTTGCTGGAATATGTGACCGGCATTGACCGCACACACTATTTTCTGAAAATGCAGGAGCCGTGTCCGCAGGAGGAAGATAAGCGCTACCGGGAGCTGATCGGCCGCCGGGCGCAGCATGTTCCGGTACAGTATCTCACCGGTGTGCAGGAATTTATGGGCTATCCGTTCCGGGTAAACAGCCAGGTGCTGATTCCGCGGCAGGACACGGAGCTTCTTGTTCTGGAGGCGGAAAAGAGAATCCATCCGGGAGCGCGGGTGCTGGATATGTGCACCGGTTCCGGCTGTATTATCATCAGTCTGGCAAAGCGGAATCATATCTGCGCGGCAGCGGCGGATATTTCGGAGGGCGCACTTGCCGTTGCGCGGGAAAATGCCGGCGCGCTGCAGGTGGAGGCAGAGTTTATAAAAAGTGATTTATTTGAAAATATTGCGGGAACCTACGACTGTATTGTTTCCAATCCGCCGTATATTGCAAGCGGAGAGATTCCCGGTCTGATGCCGGAGGTGCGGGATTATGAGCCGCGGACGGCGCTGGACGGGAAGGCGGACGGTCTGTATTTTTACCGCAGGATCGTGGCGCAGGCAAAGCAGTTTTTAAAGCCGCAGGGCTGGCTGCTCTGTGAGATTGGCTGTGACCAGGGCGCGGCAGTGGCGGCGCTTTTTGAACAGGAAGGCTACCGGGAGATAGAGGTGAAAAAGGACCTGGCAGGTCTTTTCCGGGTAGTGAGTGGAAGGAGAAGTTAG
- a CDS encoding DUF1385 domain-containing protein gives MKGSGIGGQAVMEGVMMKNGDRYAVAVRKPDKEIIVKTAESPAFVRGKKVLGLPFVRGVFSFVDSLVLGMKTLTYSAGFFEDDEEEEPEKEPSKLDKKIDSFLSTKKGMDILMGITVAISMVFAVAIFMILPYLLSLLLQRVTDNTNIIVTCEGILKIAIFLLYIKLISNMKDIQRVFMYHGAEHKCINCIEHGLELNVENVMKSSREHKRCGTSFLLIVMVVSVIVHMFIRVDSNVLGFIIRILLLPVIAGISYEFIRLAGKSENKFVNLLSRPGMMLQHQTTREPTPDMVEVAIASVEAVFDWKKFLNENFGAHYELTEKEYVCGETIVPGSAKNAGESAQAENGSVAAEGAAG, from the coding sequence ATGAAAGGTTCAGGAATTGGCGGACAGGCGGTAATGGAAGGCGTTATGATGAAAAACGGCGACCGTTATGCCGTGGCGGTCCGCAAGCCCGATAAAGAGATTATTGTAAAAACTGCGGAATCTCCGGCATTTGTCAGAGGAAAGAAGGTGCTGGGGCTGCCGTTTGTACGCGGCGTATTCAGTTTTGTGGATTCGCTGGTGCTCGGCATGAAAACGCTGACCTATTCCGCCGGTTTTTTTGAGGATGATGAGGAAGAGGAGCCTGAAAAGGAGCCGTCCAAACTGGATAAGAAAATCGACAGTTTTCTGAGTACCAAAAAGGGTATGGATATTCTGATGGGCATTACCGTGGCAATCTCGATGGTTTTTGCTGTGGCGATATTTATGATTCTGCCGTATCTGCTGTCCCTGCTGCTGCAGAGGGTGACGGATAATACCAATATCATCGTGACGTGCGAGGGTATCCTGAAAATAGCGATTTTCCTGCTGTATATCAAGCTGATCTCCAATATGAAGGATATCCAGCGGGTGTTTATGTATCATGGTGCGGAGCACAAATGCATCAACTGCATCGAGCACGGGCTGGAGCTGAATGTGGAAAATGTGATGAAAAGCTCCAGGGAGCACAAGCGCTGTGGAACCAGCTTCCTGCTTATCGTTATGGTGGTCAGCGTGATCGTGCACATGTTTATCCGGGTGGATTCCAATGTGCTCGGCTTTATAATCCGTATTCTGCTGCTTCCGGTGATTGCGGGAATTTCTTATGAATTTATCCGTCTTGCCGGAAAATCGGAAAATAAATTTGTCAATCTTCTGAGCAGACCGGGAATGATGCTGCAGCACCAGACGACGCGCGAACCGACGCCGGATATGGTGGAGGTTGCCATTGCTTCTGTGGAGGCTGTATTTGACTGGAAGAAGTTTCTGAATGAAAATTTCGGCGCGCATTATGAGCTCACAGAGAAAGAGTACGTGTGCGGCGAGACGATTGTGCCGGGCTCCGCGAAAAACGCCGGAGAGAGTGCACAGGCGGAAAACGGCAGCGTTGCTGCGGAAGGTGCGGCAGGATGA
- the rpmE gene encoding 50S ribosomal protein L31, whose amino-acid sequence MKEGIHPAYHQATVTCNCGNTFTTGSTKKEIHVEICSKCHSFYTGQQKTAAARGRIDKFNKKYGINA is encoded by the coding sequence ATGAAAGAGGGAATCCATCCGGCATACCATCAGGCAACTGTTACCTGCAACTGTGGAAATACATTTACAACAGGCTCTACAAAGAAGGAAATTCATGTAGAAATCTGCTCAAAGTGCCATTCTTTTTACACAGGACAGCAGAAGACGGCGGCTGCCCGCGGACGTATTGATAAGTTTAATAAGAAATACGGCATCAATGCATAA
- the rho gene encoding transcription termination factor Rho has protein sequence MTRQQYESLPAVQLKEIARARGLKVTGGMRKSEVVELMLAEDEKEGQKDVPEQKMEESAGVGRKTEAPRTEGKTETHPSAEKTENTAAEAGETGERSDRPPVDIAQLDSGIVAQGILEVLPDGYGFIRSNNYLPGENDVYVSPSQIRRFGLKTGDILTGNTRIKTMQEKFSALLYLTSINGMAPGEAAKRRNFEDMTPIFPDERLRLERGGRDLSMRIVDLICPIGKGQRGMIVSQPKAGKTTLLKDIAKSLLKNNPEIHLIILLIDERPEEVTDIREAIVGNNVEVVYSTFDELPEHHKRVSEMVIERAKRLVEHQRDVVILLDSITRLARAYNLVVPPSGRTLSGGLDPAALHMPKRFFGAARNIREGGSLTILATALVDTGSKMDDVVYEEFKGTGNMELVLDRRLSEKRVFPAIDIPKSSTRREDLLLDRDEQEAVDIMRRALNGMKSEEAVENILNLFVRTRDNHEFVQIVKKQKFI, from the coding sequence ATGACAAGACAACAGTATGAATCGCTTCCGGCAGTGCAGCTTAAAGAGATTGCCAGGGCAAGAGGACTGAAGGTTACTGGTGGCATGCGCAAATCAGAGGTCGTAGAGCTGATGCTGGCGGAGGATGAAAAAGAAGGACAGAAGGATGTGCCGGAGCAGAAAATGGAGGAGTCTGCCGGCGTTGGCAGAAAGACGGAAGCTCCCCGGACGGAAGGGAAAACGGAAACGCATCCGTCTGCAGAAAAAACAGAAAATACAGCAGCGGAAGCCGGGGAGACCGGAGAACGGTCGGACAGGCCGCCTGTGGATATTGCGCAGCTTGACAGCGGTATCGTGGCGCAGGGAATTCTGGAGGTACTGCCGGACGGCTATGGTTTCATCCGCAGCAACAATTATCTTCCGGGAGAAAACGATGTTTATGTATCCCCGTCCCAGATACGCCGGTTCGGACTGAAAACAGGGGATATTCTGACGGGAAATACACGTATAAAAACGATGCAGGAGAAATTCAGCGCGCTTCTTTACCTGACGTCAATCAATGGCATGGCGCCGGGAGAGGCGGCGAAGCGCCGCAATTTTGAAGATATGACGCCCATTTTTCCGGATGAGCGTCTGCGTCTGGAGCGCGGCGGCAGGGATCTTTCCATGCGTATCGTGGATTTAATCTGCCCGATTGGAAAAGGGCAGCGCGGCATGATCGTATCCCAGCCGAAAGCGGGAAAAACAACGCTTTTAAAGGATATCGCAAAATCGCTTCTGAAAAACAATCCGGAAATCCACCTCATCATTCTGCTGATTGATGAGCGGCCGGAGGAGGTTACGGATATCCGGGAGGCGATTGTCGGCAATAATGTGGAGGTAGTTTATTCAACCTTTGATGAGCTTCCGGAGCATCACAAGCGTGTGTCTGAGATGGTTATCGAGCGCGCGAAGCGTCTTGTGGAGCATCAGCGCGACGTGGTGATTCTTCTGGACAGCATTACGCGTCTTGCGCGCGCATACAATCTGGTAGTGCCGCCCAGCGGACGCACGCTGTCCGGCGGTCTGGACCCGGCGGCGCTTCATATGCCGAAGCGTTTCTTTGGTGCGGCGAGAAATATACGCGAGGGCGGAAGTCTGACGATTCTTGCAACGGCACTTGTGGATACCGGAAGCAAGATGGACGATGTGGTTTACGAGGAATTTAAGGGAACCGGAAATATGGAGCTGGTCCTGGACCGCAGGCTGTCCGAAAAGAGGGTGTTCCCGGCAATCGATATTCCGAAATCCAGTACGCGCCGCGAGGATCTGCTGCTTGACCGCGATGAGCAGGAGGCGGTCGACATTATGCGCCGGGCGCTGAATGGCATGAAATCGGAAGAGGCAGTGGAAAATATTCTCAATCTGTTTGTGCGCACGCGTGATAACCACGAATTTGTGCAGATAGTTAAAAAGCAAAAATTTATATAA
- a CDS encoding TIGR04086 family membrane protein, protein MTARTNIWIMLRSLIISYVITGVLLLFAALLLYRLEPQQSMVSVGILVIYVLSSFFGGLLAGKGIRSRKFLWGLATGALYFLMLLAASWISGGQVEAPASQIITTMLLCLGGGMLGGMLA, encoded by the coding sequence ATGACGGCAAGGACGAATATATGGATTATGCTCCGGTCGCTGATTATCTCGTATGTCATCACCGGAGTGCTTCTGCTGTTTGCGGCGCTGCTGCTCTACAGGCTGGAACCGCAGCAGAGCATGGTGTCAGTGGGCATTCTTGTGATTTATGTGCTGAGCAGCTTTTTCGGCGGGCTTCTGGCGGGAAAAGGCATCCGCAGCCGCAAATTTCTGTGGGGGCTTGCAACCGGAGCGCTTTATTTTCTCATGCTGCTGGCGGCTTCCTGGATATCCGGAGGGCAGGTTGAGGCGCCGGCATCGCAGATTATCACGACAATGCTGCTCTGTCTTGGCGGCGGGATGCTTGGCGGAATGCTTGCATGA
- a CDS encoding HlyC/CorC family transporter — translation MDSGEAIQLGVIVLLIALSAFFSSAETALTTVNKIKIKTLADEGNKRAATLLKVTENPGKMLSAILIGNNIVNIGAASMVTTLVTSLFGSWAVSIGSGVLTLLILIFGEISPKTYASHNAEKLALSDAGIIYILTKVLTPVIFITNQLSNLLIRLLGVDPNAKGDVMTENELRTYVDVSHEDGVIEQEEKQMIYNVFDFGDTQAKDIMIPRVEMVSIDVNASYQEVLKVFREEKFTRLPVYEESTDNVIGVLNIKDFIFFDENSFDMRSMMREPNFTYEYKSTSELMDQMRQSSVNFTIVLDEYGATAGLITLEDLLEEIVGEIRDEYDKDEEELIKKISDREYILPGFMKLDDVNDALDLLLHSEDYDSIGGLIIGELDHLPAVGESVTTPDGIRLVVEAVDKNRINQVHLYLPEKKEETEEG, via the coding sequence TTGGACTCAGGAGAGGCCATACAGCTAGGCGTAATCGTACTGCTGATTGCCCTTTCTGCTTTCTTTTCCTCAGCAGAAACGGCTTTGACCACGGTAAACAAAATCAAGATCAAAACTCTGGCGGATGAAGGAAACAAGCGCGCCGCCACCCTCTTAAAGGTAACGGAAAATCCGGGAAAGATGCTCAGTGCCATATTGATCGGCAACAATATCGTAAATATCGGAGCAGCTTCTATGGTTACCACCCTTGTCACCAGCCTTTTCGGAAGCTGGGCGGTCAGTATCGGAAGCGGTGTACTGACACTGCTGATTCTGATTTTCGGTGAGATTTCCCCGAAAACATACGCTTCCCACAATGCAGAAAAGCTCGCATTGTCGGATGCCGGTATCATCTACATACTGACAAAGGTACTTACACCGGTTATTTTCATTACGAACCAGCTATCTAATCTGCTTATCAGGCTTCTTGGGGTCGACCCCAATGCCAAAGGCGACGTCATGACGGAAAATGAGCTGCGCACCTACGTGGATGTCAGCCACGAGGACGGCGTCATTGAACAGGAAGAAAAGCAGATGATTTACAATGTGTTCGATTTCGGCGACACACAGGCAAAGGATATTATGATTCCGCGGGTGGAGATGGTTTCCATTGACGTCAACGCTTCCTACCAGGAAGTGCTGAAGGTTTTCCGCGAGGAAAAGTTTACCAGGCTGCCGGTTTATGAGGAAAGCACCGACAATGTCATTGGTGTGCTCAATATCAAGGATTTTATTTTCTTTGATGAGAACAGCTTTGATATGCGCAGCATGATGCGTGAACCGAATTTCACGTATGAATATAAGAGTACCTCGGAGCTGATGGATCAGATGCGTCAGTCTTCCGTCAATTTCACCATTGTACTGGATGAATACGGCGCTACTGCCGGTCTGATTACACTGGAGGATCTGCTGGAGGAAATCGTCGGCGAAATCCGCGACGAATACGATAAGGATGAGGAAGAGCTTATCAAAAAAATTTCTGACAGAGAATATATCCTTCCCGGATTTATGAAGCTCGACGACGTAAACGACGCTCTGGATCTGCTTCTGCATTCGGAGGATTATGATTCCATCGGCGGTCTTATTATCGGAGAGCTTGACCATCTGCCGGCGGTGGGTGAATCTGTCACTACACCGGACGGCATCCGCCTTGTTGTGGAGGCGGTCGACAAAAACCGCATCAACCAGGTACATCTGTATCTTCCGGAAAAGAAGGAGGAAACAGAGGAGGGGTAA
- the leuS gene encoding leucine--tRNA ligase: protein MRHEFRKIEPKWQKKWDEAGIFHAVDNGDKPKFYGLVEFPYPSGAGMHVGHIKAYSSLEVISRKRRMEGYNVLFPIGFDAFGLPTENYAIKTGQHPRKITDDNIVKFTNQLKRVGFSFDWDRVIDTTEEDYYKWTQWIFLKMFENGLVFRDTALVNYCPSCKVVLSNEDSQGGKCDICHSDIVQKSKTVWYLRITKYADKLLEGLDTVDYLPNIRQQQINWIGKSTGAFVDFKLSGKDDSFRIYTTRPDTLFGVTFMVIAPEHPMIDKYASEIKNMDAIEAYRENCAKKTEFERTQLVKEKTGVRIEGLTASHPLTGKEVPIYIADYVMMGYGTGAIMAVPAHDERDYEFAKKFGIDIIQVIEGGNIEEAAYAGDGKMINSDFLNGYTNKKDSIARMIKELEKLGVGEAGVQYKMKDWAFNRQRYWGEPIPIVHCPHCGVVPVPYEELPLRLPKVENFEPGQEGESPLARIDSFVNCKCPKCGCDAKRETDTMPQWAGSSWYFLRYIDPHNDQALADPEKLKYWMPVDWYNGGMEHVTRHMIYSRFWHHFLYDIGVVNTPEPYAKRTAQGLILGPDGDKMSKSKGNVVDPLDVVEEYGADVLRTYVLFMGDYGAATPWSENSVKGCKRFLERVAALTDMVSGEGVTPELESAFHKTIKKVSNDLEETKFNTAIAALMGLVNDIYAKGSLTKDELVTLIKLLCPIAPHICEEIWESLGGEGFLSLASWPQYEESKTIDAMVEVGVQINGKVRGAVALPAGCEKDEAIRLVLEDGRIHSLVDGKTIVKQIYVPNKIVNLVVK, encoded by the coding sequence ATGCGACACGAATTTAGAAAAATTGAGCCGAAATGGCAGAAAAAATGGGATGAGGCAGGAATTTTTCATGCAGTAGATAATGGAGACAAGCCGAAATTTTACGGACTGGTAGAATTTCCTTATCCGAGCGGAGCTGGAATGCATGTGGGACACATCAAGGCATACTCCAGTCTGGAGGTTATTTCCAGAAAGCGCCGCATGGAGGGATACAATGTGCTGTTTCCCATCGGATTTGATGCGTTTGGTCTTCCGACGGAGAACTATGCGATTAAGACGGGGCAGCATCCGCGGAAAATTACGGATGATAATATTGTAAAATTTACGAATCAGTTAAAGAGAGTCGGATTTTCCTTCGACTGGGACAGAGTGATTGACACGACGGAGGAAGATTACTACAAATGGACGCAGTGGATCTTCCTGAAGATGTTTGAGAACGGGCTGGTGTTTCGCGACACGGCGCTGGTAAATTACTGCCCGTCCTGCAAGGTGGTGCTCTCCAACGAGGACAGCCAGGGCGGAAAATGCGATATCTGCCACAGCGATATTGTACAGAAATCCAAAACGGTGTGGTACTTAAGAATCACAAAATATGCGGATAAGCTTCTGGAAGGACTGGATACGGTGGATTATCTTCCGAACATCCGCCAGCAGCAGATTAACTGGATTGGAAAATCGACCGGGGCATTCGTTGACTTTAAGCTTTCCGGAAAAGACGACAGCTTCCGGATTTACACGACGCGTCCGGATACGCTGTTCGGCGTTACCTTCATGGTTATTGCGCCGGAGCATCCGATGATTGACAAATATGCGTCGGAGATTAAAAATATGGATGCCATTGAGGCGTACCGTGAGAACTGTGCGAAGAAAACAGAGTTTGAGCGCACGCAGCTTGTGAAGGAGAAGACCGGTGTGCGCATCGAGGGGCTGACAGCCTCCCATCCGCTTACCGGAAAAGAGGTGCCGATTTACATTGCCGATTACGTTATGATGGGCTATGGAACCGGTGCGATTATGGCGGTGCCGGCGCATGACGAGCGCGACTATGAGTTTGCTAAAAAATTCGGCATCGATATTATCCAGGTTATTGAGGGCGGCAACATTGAGGAGGCAGCCTACGCCGGTGACGGAAAGATGATTAATTCGGATTTCCTCAACGGCTATACAAACAAAAAGGATTCCATTGCCCGCATGATTAAAGAGCTGGAGAAGCTCGGCGTCGGAGAAGCGGGTGTGCAGTATAAGATGAAGGACTGGGCGTTCAACCGTCAGAGATACTGGGGCGAGCCGATTCCGATCGTTCACTGCCCGCACTGCGGCGTGGTTCCGGTGCCTTATGAGGAGTTGCCGCTGCGTCTGCCGAAGGTGGAAAACTTTGAGCCGGGGCAGGAGGGCGAGTCTCCGCTGGCGCGGATTGATTCCTTTGTAAACTGCAAGTGCCCGAAGTGCGGATGCGACGCGAAGCGGGAGACCGATACGATGCCGCAGTGGGCAGGGTCCTCCTGGTATTTCCTGCGCTATATTGACCCGCACAACGATCAGGCGCTCGCGGACCCGGAGAAGCTGAAATACTGGATGCCGGTCGACTGGTACAACGGCGGTATGGAGCATGTTACCAGACATATGATTTATTCCCGTTTCTGGCATCACTTCCTGTATGATATCGGCGTGGTGAATACGCCGGAGCCGTATGCAAAACGGACGGCGCAGGGGCTGATTCTCGGACCGGACGGCGATAAGATGAGCAAATCCAAGGGAAATGTGGTCGACCCGCTGGATGTAGTAGAAGAGTACGGCGCAGACGTGCTGCGCACCTATGTGTTGTTTATGGGTGATTACGGCGCGGCGACACCGTGGAGTGAAAATTCGGTGAAGGGCTGTAAGCGTTTCCTGGAGCGTGTGGCTGCGCTTACCGACATGGTTTCGGGCGAGGGCGTGACGCCGGAGCTGGAGAGCGCTTTCCATAAGACAATCAAAAAGGTGTCGAATGATCTGGAGGAGACGAAGTTCAACACGGCGATCGCGGCGCTGATGGGACTGGTAAATGATATTTATGCGAAGGGCTCCCTCACAAAGGATGAGCTTGTCACGCTGATTAAGCTGCTCTGCCCGATTGCTCCGCATATCTGTGAGGAAATCTGGGAGAGTCTCGGCGGGGAAGGCTTCCTTTCGCTGGCGTCCTGGCCGCAGTACGAGGAGAGCAAGACCATCGACGCGATGGTGGAGGTCGGCGTACAGATTAACGGTAAGGTGCGCGGAGCGGTAGCGCTTCCGGCAGGCTGCGAGAAGGACGAGGCAATCCGTCTGGTACTTGAAGATGGCAGAATCCATTCCCTTGTAGATGGAAAGACCATTGTAAAGCAGATTTATGTACCGAATAAGATTGTTAATCTGGTAGTGAAATAA